A stretch of Planococcus citri chromosome 5, ihPlaCitr1.1, whole genome shotgun sequence DNA encodes these proteins:
- the LOC135849263 gene encoding uncharacterized protein LOC135849263, protein MTNTIGFIINWCVYLLLILNFNLYESKICDKLNAVNVDLLCSYRQKNIPCDEDSLLLSGTTVRATCKKSHIHSYYSSSAARTTVRCKDDGKWDYSLTSCVPECGQPYRRPQPLIVGGHIVSIEDYPWHVAIYNKEKILICSGTIVAPQLVISAAHCFYNDTTIDNNLTPDIDNYEIVVSKFTRTYAKVDNKNQKVYKIVDIRMNPNKKFFGYITNFGSDIVLLILNEKINAGQAVIPACIDDRAIKDGEYLVENALGKVVGWGLDDKDEYTEKLMATDLPFISRSRCVNIVPNDFKPYITNDKFCAGSETGPGVRQGDSGGGLLFKKNDIYYLRGIVSLKQPSLTGIAAFTDIADHVDWITSVRKELEQQPFKTAFLGLEASYKKMKATGQEDVIKLYDLSERVEKEIINQENTTRALKIQAQSLFNTLRDTMETIAVEKLTKAFQDDTVTDIQKLCTEFIDKCYSCFHQVMEKVISSLWATVSIEDITARGRKGFWGIHELISMFQAMYNELEKKGNTNTVVGTRLLNLIEPVLKYKNYPKVRSDLKTSMETIVSKLPKPTTTAAPTTTTTRTTTTPKPTTTAAPVTSKTTIRTSTTTVANGEDSSNDEFQQQLQEAFGILKNSDSIKGSSLGNSDIFKNSQILDLGKSDIFKNGNITISGTKNVSLLKKICTINYTTDKNGKKTSSENCKTETSQSNK, encoded by the exons ATGACCAATACAATCGGATTTATAATTAATTGGTGTGTTTATTTGTTACTCATATTGAACTTTAATCTATACGAGTCCA aaatatgtGACAAATTGAACGCTGTGAATGTCGATCTGCTATGTTCCTACAGACAGAAAAACATTCCATGTGACGAAGACTCATTGTTACTCTCAGGTACCACGGTCAGAGCAACATGTAAGAAGTCGCATATACACTCGTATTACAGTTCATCTGCAGCACGTACAACGGTTAGATGCAAAGACGATGGAAAATGGGATTACTCACTAACTTCTTGCGTTCCTG AATGTGGACAACCATACAGAAGACCTCAACCTTTAATTGTTGGTGGACATATTGTAAGCATTGAGGATTATCCATGGCACGTAGCCATTTACAACAAAGAGAAGATTTTGATTTGCAGTGGCACTATCGTAGCTCCTCAATTAGTAATATCAG ctgCTCATTGCTTTTATAATGATACAACAATTGATAATAACCTTACTCCTGATATTGACAATTACGAGATTGTTGTAAGCAAATTCACAAGAACTTACGCAAAAGTGGATAATAAAAACCAGAAAGTTTACAAG atagtAGACATCCGTATGAATccaaataaaaagttttttggatACATTACCAATTTTGGATCTGACATAGTGCTTCTGATACTGAATGAGAAAATCAATGCTGGCCAAGCAGTTATACCGGCTTGTATCGATGATAGAGCTATAAAAGATGGCGAATATCTTGTAGAAAATGCACTgggaaaa gTGGTAGGATGGGGATTAGATGATAAGGACGAATATACTGAAAAACTTATGGCCACTGATCTGCCATTCATCAGTCGTAGCCGTTGCGTTAACATAGTTCCAAATGATTTCAAACCATACATAacaaatgataaattttgcGCTGGTTCTGAGACAG GCCCCGGTGTACGTCAAGGCGATAGTGGTGGCGGTctcttgttcaaaaaaaatgatatttattACCTTCGAGGTATCGTTAGCTTAAAACAGCCTTCACTGACTGGCATTGCAGCATTCACCGACATAGCTGACCACGTTGACTGGATTACGTCAGTACGCAAAGAACTTGAACAGCAGCCATTCAAAACAGCATTTTTAGGTTTAGAAGcttcttacaaaaaaatgaaagcaacCGGGCAAGAAGATGTGATCAAATTATACGACCTCAGCGAACGTGTGGAAAAAGAAATTATCAACCAGGAAAACACCACTCGAGCTTTGAAAATCCAGGCGCAGTCGTTATTCAACACGTTGAGGGATACGATGGAGACAATAGctgtagaaaaattgacaaaagcaTTTCAAGACGATACTGTGACAGACATACAAAAACTCTGTACTGAATTTATCGACAAATGTTATTCGTGTTTTCATCAAGTTATGGAAAAGGTGATAAGCAGTCTTTGGGCTACTGTAAGCATTGAAGATATAACTGCTCGGGGACGTAAAGGATTCTGGGGTATACACGAGCTTATATCAATGTTTCAAGCTATGTAcaatgaattagaaaaaaaaggtaatacaAACACAGTTGTTGGAACCAGATTGTTAAACCTTATCGAACCAGTTTTGAAATACAAGAATTATCCGAAAGTTAGATCTGATCTAAAAACATCCATGGAAACTATTGTCAGCAAGCTACCCAAACCAACCACAACGGCAGCTCCGACAACAACAACGACAAGAACCACAACAACGCCCAAACCTACCACAACGGCAGCTCCAGTAACATCAAAAACAACAATAAGAACGTCAACAACGACAGTAGCAAACGGGGAGGATTCTTCAAATGATGAATTTCAACAGCAATTGCAAGAAGCGTttggcattttgaaaaacagtgatTCTATTAAAGGTAGTAGTTTGGGAAATagcgacattttcaaaaatagccaaattCTTGATTTGGgaaaaagtgatattttcaaaaatggtaacatCACCATCAGCGGTaccaaaaatgtttcattattgAAGAAAATCTGTACTATAAATTACACTACcgataaaaatggcaaaaaaacaagttcTGAGAACTGCAAGACTGAGACTTCACAATCAAATAAGTAG